The following coding sequences are from one Tachysurus vachellii isolate PV-2020 chromosome 7, HZAU_Pvac_v1, whole genome shotgun sequence window:
- the LOC132849090 gene encoding E3 ubiquitin-protein ligase TRIM39-like, with translation MASSSSALCEDQLQCPICLDVFTDPVSTPCGHNYCMICLKEFWDSSSHCQCPVCKASFPKRPEVCANTFISAFAAPFKKSSEVPVGKNTQSQVFCDICCEKKCAAVKSCLICIVSYCKTHLEPHERVSSLKKHKLINPVENLEDYICQKHERPLELFCRDDQTCVCQFCTEGEHKTHNTVPLEEESREKKMIHERLKKIEEIKHSVKLNEKSTEKEKTDFVEIFSNLMSCIERSQTELFKVMEEKQKALERQAEEFIKELEQEITELKRRNTELEQLSHTEDHLHLLQIYPSLCSPPHTQDWTDLTINTHLNVESLRRALSQLQETLREEMEEIPEIKLKKIKQYAVDVTLNPDTTNPYLILSDDGKQVTCGDTEQNLPDNPERFDDCACVLGNEGFTSGRFYYEVQVREKTEWDLGVVIESANRKGEITARPEDGYWLLWLRNESEYEAHDSPPVSLSLKQAPQKVGVFVDYEEGLISFYDVDVKSHIYSFTGQTFTEKLYPLFSPCLNDGGKNSAPLIICPCNQI, from the exons ATGGCTTCCTCCAGCAGTGCCCTGTGTGAAGATCAGCTCCAGTGTCCCATCTGTCTGGATGTGTTCACTGATCCAGTCTCTACTCCATGTGGACACAACTACTGTATGATCTGTCTCAAAGAGTTCTGGGACAGCAGTTCACACTGCCAGTGTCCAGTGTGTAAAGCCAGTTTCCCAAAGAGACCTGAGGTATGTGCGAATACGTTCATCTCTGCATTTGCTGCTCCATTTAAGAAGTCTTCTGAAGTTCCAGTGGGGAAAAACACccaatctcaggtgttctgTGACATCTGCTGTGAAAAGAAATGTGCAGCTGTGAAGTCCTGCCTGATCTGTATAGTCTCTTACTGCAAGACTCACCTGGAACCTCATGAAAGAGTTTCTTcattaaagaaacacaaactgatcaaccctgtggagaacctggaggactaCATATGTCAGAAACATGAGAGACCCCTGGAGCTGTTCTGTAGAGATGaccagacgtgtgtgtgtcagttctgtACTGAAGGAGAGCACAAAACTCACAACACTGTTCCTCtagaggaggagagcagagagaagaaG ATGATCCATGAGCGACTgaagaagattgaggaaatcaaACACTCTGTCAAACTCAATGAA AAAAGCACAGAGAAGGAGAAAACAGACTTTGTGGAGATCTTCAGTAATCTGATGAGCTGCATTGAGAGAAGCCAGACTGAGCTGTTTAaggtgatggaggagaagcagaaagcaTTAGAGAGGCAGGCTGAAGAGTTCATTAaagagctggagcaggaaatCACTGAGCTAAAGAGGAgaaacactgagctggagcagctctcacacactgaggatcacctccacctcctacag ATTTACCCGTCACTGTGCAGCCCTCCACACACCCAGGACTGGACTGACCTCACAATTAACACTCATCTGAATGTGGAGTCTCTGAGGAGAGCTCTTTCTCAGCTTCAGGAAACTCTCAGAGAAGAAATGGAGGAGATTCCAGAGATCA AACTGAAGAAAATTAAACAATATGCAG tggatgtgactctgaATCCTGATACAACGAATCCTTATCTCATCCTGTCTGATGATGGGAAACAAGTTACATGTGGAGACACAGAACAGAATCTCCCTGATAATCCAGAGAGGTTTGATGATTGTGCCTGTGTGTTGGGAAATGAGGGATTCACCTCTGGGAGATTTTActatgaggtgcaggtcagagAGAAGACTGAGTGGGATTTAGGAGTGGTCATAGAGTCTGCTAACAGGAAAGGGGAGATTACAGCCAGGCCTGAGGATGGATATTGGCTTTTGTGGCTGAGAAATGAGTCTGAATATGAGGCTCATGACTCTCCTCCTGTCTCCCTCTCCTTGAAACAGGCTCCTCAGAaggtgggggtgtttgtggattatgaaGAGGGTTTGATCTCCTTCTATGATGTTGATGTAAAATCTCATATCTACTCGTTCACTggtcagactttcactgagaaactttATCCATTATTCAGCCCCTGTCTCAACGACGGAGGTaaaaattcagcaccactgatcatTTGTCCCTGTAATCAAATCTAA
- the LOC132849082 gene encoding LOW QUALITY PROTEIN: zinc finger protein RFP-like (The sequence of the model RefSeq protein was modified relative to this genomic sequence to represent the inferred CDS: deleted 1 base in 1 codon; substituted 1 base at 1 genomic stop codon) — protein MASSCSILCEDQLQCPICLEVFTDPVTTPCGHNYCMICLKQFWDSSSHCQCPVCKTSFLKRPELCVNTFISTLAAPFKKSVQVKSRTATENPSQSQVFCDICCEKKCAAVKSCLICMASYCKTHLEPHERVSSLKKHKLIDSVENLEDYICQKHERPLELFCRDDQTCVCKFCTETEHKTHNTVPLEEESREKKIQLGKTQVEVQQMIQERLKKIKEIKHSLKLNEVSLNXSTSLCLHKNTIKIMYNHMEYNSLTEITELKRRNTELVQLSHTEDHLHLLQIYPSLCSPPHTQDWTDLTINTHLNVETLRRALSQLQETLREEMEEITEIKLKRIQQYAVDVTLDPDTAHPEFILSDDGKQVTCGDTEQNLPDNPERFDDFLYVLGNEGFTSGRFYYEVQVRGTDWDLGVVIESANRKGDITVRPEDGYWSVWLRDETEYEAVESPPVSLSLKQAPQKVGVFVDYEEGLISFYDVDVKSHIYSFTGQTFTEKLYPLFSPCDSDSAPLIICPANQI, from the exons ATGGCTTCCTCCTGCAGTATCCTGTGTGAAGATCAGCTCCAGTGTCCCATCTGTCTGGAAGTGTTCACTGATCCAGTCACTACTCCATGTGGACACAACTACTGTATGATCTGTCTCAAACAGTTCTGGGACAGCAGTTCACACTGCCAGTGTCCAGTGTGTAAAACCAGTTTCCTAAAGAGACCTGAGTTATGTGTGAATACGTTCATCTCTACACTTGCTGCTCCATTTAAGAAGTCAGTTCAGGTGAAATCCCGCACTGCTACAGAAAATCCCTCccaatctcaggtgttctgTGACATCTGCTGTGAAAAGAAATGTGCAGCTGTGAAGTCCTGCCTGATCTGTATGGCCTCTTACTGCAAGACTCACCTGGAACCTCATGAAAGAGTTTCTTcattaaagaaacacaaactgatCGACTctgtggagaacctggaggactaCATCTGTCAGAAACATGAGAGACCCCTGGAGCTGTTCTGTAGAGACGaccagacgtgtgtgtgtaaattctgTACTGAGACAGAGCACAAAACTCACAACACTGTTCCTCtagaggaggagagcagagagaagaaG ATCCAGTTGGGAAAAACACAAGTAGAAGTTCAGCAGATGATCCAGGAGCGACTGAAGAAGATTAAGGAAATCAAACACTCTTTAAAACTCAATGAAGTGAGTCTTAACTAATCTACATCATTGTGCCTTCATAAAAACACTATTAAAATCATG TATAATCATATGGAATACAACAGTTTAACAGAAATCACTGAGCTAAAGAGGAGAAACACTGAGCTGgtgcagctctcacacactgaggatcacctccacctcctacag ATTTACCCGTCACTGTGCAGCCCTCCACACACCCAGGACTGGACTGATCTCACAATTAACACTCATCTGAATGTGGAGACTCTGAGGAgagctctgtctcagcttcaggAAACTCTCAGAGAGGAAATGGAGGAGATTACAGAGATCA aactgaagagaattcaaCAATATGCAG tggatgtgactctggatcctgatacagctcATCCTGAATTCATCCTGTCTGATGATGGGAAACAAGTTACATGTGGAGACACAGAACAGAATCTCCCTGATAATCCAGAGAGGTTTGATGATTTTCTCTATGTGTTGGGAAATGAGGGATTcacctcagggagattttactatgaggtgcaggtcagagggACTGATTGGGATTTAGGAGTGGTCATAGAGTCTGCTAACAGGAAAGGGGATATTACAGTCAGACCTGAGGATGGATATTGGTCTGTGTGGCTGAGGGATGAGACTGAATATGAGGCTGTAGAATCTCCTCCTGTCTCCCTCTCCTTGAAACAGGCTCCTCAGAaggtgggggtgtttgtggattatgaggagggtTTGATCTCCTTCTATGATGTTGATGTAAAATCTCATATCTACTCGTTCACTggtcagactttcactgagaaactttATCCATTATTCAGCCCCTGTGATAGTGattcagcaccactgatcatTTGTCCTGCTAATCAAATCTAA